The following are from one region of the Salvia hispanica cultivar TCC Black 2014 chromosome 1, UniMelb_Shisp_WGS_1.0, whole genome shotgun sequence genome:
- the LOC125210121 gene encoding uncharacterized protein LOC125210121 isoform X2 encodes MNNRGDRGRPPPAEDTSSPYYLHPSDSPGAILVPHQLNGSNYPSWSRSFTTALLAKNKLVFVDGSILRPGREDLLYQPWIRCNSMI; translated from the exons ATGAACAATCGCGGCGATCGTGGTCGTCCTCCACCAGCTGAGGACACATCTAGTCCGTACTATCTTCATCCAAGTGATAGCCCGGGAGCTATCCTTGTTCCGCATCAGCTCAATGGCTCTAATTATCCTTCTTGGAGTCGATCTTTCACCACTGCTCTCCTTGCCAAAAACAAGCTGGTGTTTGTTGATGGTTCGATTTTGCGTCCTGGCCGTGAAGATCTTCTCTATCAGCCATGGATTCGCTGCAATAGCATG ATCTGA
- the LOC125210121 gene encoding uncharacterized protein LOC125210121 isoform X1, producing the protein MNNRGDRGRPPPAEDTSSPYYLHPSDSPGAILVPHQLNGSNYPSWSRSFTTALLAKNKLVFVDGSILRPGREDLLYQPWIRCNSMVISWIRNSVSPQICSSVMYLDDAYSIWSDLNDRFSTGDSARIYQLKQQLMSLSQGTSDVNDSISHLIYGSSSLFV; encoded by the exons ATGAACAATCGCGGCGATCGTGGTCGTCCTCCACCAGCTGAGGACACATCTAGTCCGTACTATCTTCATCCAAGTGATAGCCCGGGAGCTATCCTTGTTCCGCATCAGCTCAATGGCTCTAATTATCCTTCTTGGAGTCGATCTTTCACCACTGCTCTCCTTGCCAAAAACAAGCTGGTGTTTGTTGATGGTTCGATTTTGCGTCCTGGCCGTGAAGATCTTCTCTATCAGCCATGGATTCGCTGCAATAGCATGGTAATCTCTTGGATACGCAACTCTGTTTCTCCTCAAATATGCTCGAGTGTTAT GTACCTCGATGATGCTTATTCAATCTGGTCAGATCTGAATGATCGATTTTCTACCGGTGATTCTGCTCGGATCTATCAGTTGAAACAACAGCTGATGTCTCTCTCTCAAGGCACCTCTGATGTCAATG ATTCGATCTCACATCTTATCTATGGTTCCTCTTCCCTCTTTGTCTAA